In a genomic window of Oncorhynchus keta strain PuntledgeMale-10-30-2019 chromosome 26, Oket_V2, whole genome shotgun sequence:
- the LOC118359187 gene encoding F-BAR domain only protein 1-like isoform X1: protein MAFFKNNFWGEKNAGFDVLYHNMKHGQIATKELAEFVRERAAIEETYSKSMSKLAKMASNGSPLGTFAPMWDLFRVSSDKLALCHLELMRKMNDLIRDINKYGDEQVKVHRKTKEEQVGTLDAVQAVQVQSGHLQKFREGYHAKCIELDRLRKEGAPQKELEKAEMKSKKSAESFAVCIEKYNRVGGDFEQKMSESAQKFQDIEEAHLRQMKQLIKGYSHSIEDTHVQVGQVHEEFKQNVENIGIDNLIQRFAEQKGTGKDKPALVGFEEYMTALVPEGSKKSRGKAFRIPGLGKRDKEPDSTDSAVTETPNSPLEVDEEGFVIRADVNQNGCSMEDNFYSSDSDFDDEEPKKFHIQIRPVGSSSNSAATEMELKATVGALTLPPNRGVSIKRHLSRNSSTTGRSEGEGEGATHREGEQDGLCRSTSSPDPSRLSSTASGSDSLFGPPLESAFKSKSFAGRDQLQRAESVFGASEYAAFSSDSSSPENVEDSGLDSPSHQPRGPSPEPAGWAAWPSAGQSKEPAGLGRPEDPFLTVFRDPSPERSPHPQDNPASIWAAAPRSSRPPPDMDPSSLCFPAFSQSLAPPELDPALWSCKHIPPEDPFLAAFERTVTQETLPPPDAWAPPRPRPSRDGRGIAVQGDPFSSSLSDSKTLPTPSSCSRKDRDRKRDRSAPPPESPDDPFAITMIGSPTHQSALAAATGILTHIVSSSRLTPNSNSLPLSHPKKELVHWNSVHNPFSEGTSAGSLALGGVVREGGRKHRESRSESEPRRSGLPLTRHSGPQEDLCFSTDKDQNCLDLNTSQPPCNMGSHKGCNIGNVPLGSKQSFRQDSAELLVAAPPRPARAKRSSGRLSGCERSRSVCSSPQPEPSPDLTSSSSSSPSEWGAQTRAPSPARGGQPSPLSHLNQDHAPLHMHLSRGPSPISLSTQELWPVAAAITEYINAYFKGGQHNRCLVKITGDLTMSFPAGITRIFTANPNAPVLSFRLVNISRVNHFLPNQKLLYSDPSQSDPDTRDFWFNMQALNLYLQREAELNPLASYYNVALLKYQVSSQDPGRAPLLLSAECQRSGTVTRVALDYHCCPATAPSTQLTAVQVLLPLDHTATDLQCQPPASWNAEERQLLWKLPNLSPTNHSKGSGTLCASWQCLEVPRGPPPSLAVQFVGSGASLSGMDVELVGSHYRMSLVKKRFATGKYMAGCSL from the exons GGGGAGAAGAATGCAGGTTTTGACGTGTTGTACCACAACATGAAGCATGGCCAGATTGCTACCAAGGAGCTGGCAGAGTTTGTCCGTGAGAG GGCTGCCATCGAGGAGACCTACTCCAAGTCCATGAGCAAACTGGCCAAAATGGCAAGCAATGGAAGCCCACTAGG GACATTTGCTCCTATGTGGGACTTGTTCCGGGTGTCATCAGACAAGCTGGCCCTCTGCCACCTGGAGCTGATGCGTAAGATGAATGACCTCATCCGGGACATCAACAAGTATGGTGACGAGCAGGTCAAAGTCCACCGCAAG ACCAAGGAGGAGCAGGTGGGGACCCTGGACGCTGTTCAGGCCGTCCAGGTGCAGAGTGGTCACCTCCAGAAGTTCAGGGAGGGATACCACGCTAAGTGTATTGAGCTGGACCGactgaggaaagagggagctCCCCAGAAAGAACTGGAGAAG gcGGAGATGAAGTCTAAGAAATCTGCAGAGTCGTTTGCTGTGTGTATAGAGAAGTATAACCGCGTGGGAGGAGACTTCGAGCAGAAGATGAGCGAATCAGCCCAG AAGTTCCAGGACATCGAGGAGGCACACCTGAGGCAGAtgaaacagctaatcaaaggatACTCCCACTCCATAGAGGACACCCACGTCCAGGTGGGACAG gTCCATGAGGAGTTCAAACAGAACGTGGAGAACATCGGCATAGATAACCTCATCCAGAGGTTTGCAGAGCAGAAGGGCACAGGCAAAGACAAACCAG CCCTGGTGGGGTTTGAGGAGTACATGACAGCTTTAGTACCAGAGGGGAGTAAGAAGAGTCGAGGAAAAGCCTTCAGGATTCCTGGACTGGGCAAGAGGGACAAAGAGCCAGACTCaac GGATTCAGCTGTGACGGAGACACCA AACTCTCCCCTAGAGGTGGATGAGGAGGGGTTTGTAATCCGAGCAGACGTCAATCAGAATG GCTGCTCGATGGAGGACAACTTCTACTCCAGCGACTCTGACTTTGACGACGAGGAGCCCAAGAAGTTCCACATCCAGATCCGTCCGGTGGGCAGCAGCAGCAACTCTGCTGCTACAGAGATGGAGCTGAAGGCCACCGTGGGGGCACTCACACTGCCCCCCAACAGAGGG GTGTCAATCAAACGTCATCTCTCCA GAAACAGCAGTACTACAGGACgttcagagggggagggagagggcgcCACCCACAGGG AGGGAGAGCAGGATGGCCTATGCAGATCCACCTCCAGTCCAGATCCCAGTAG GTTGAGTTCTACTGCGTCAGGCTCGGACAGTCTCTTTGGACCTCCTCTGGAGTCTGCCTTCAAATCAAAAAGCTTTGCTGGTAGAGATCAGctacagagagcagagagtgtcTTTGGTGCTTCTGAAT ATGCTGccttctcctctgactcctcctctCCTGAGAACGTAGAGGACTCAGGGCTGGACTCACCTTCCCATCAGCCCCGAGGCCCCTCCCCTGAGCCGGCTGGTTGGGCAGCGTGGCCATCGGCAGGTCAGAGTAAAGAACCAGCAGGACTGGGCAGGCCAGAAGACCCCTTCCTCACTGTCTTTAGAGACCCCTCCCCGGAACGTAGCCCCCACCCCCAGGACAACCCTGCCAGTATCTGGGCAGCTGCTCCACGATCCTCCCGCCCCCCTCCAGACATGGACCCCTCATCCCTCTGCTTCCCGGCCTTCTCCCAGTCCTTAGCCCCTCCAGAGCTGGACCCGGCCCTGTGGAGCTGTAAACACATCCCTCCTGAAGACCCCTTTCTGGCTGCCTTCGAGAGGACCGTCACCCAGGAGACCCTGCCCCCCCCTGATGCCTGGGCCCCTCCACGCCCGCGCCCCTCCAGAGACGGAAGGGGGATAGCAGTACAGGGCGACCCGTTCTCCAGCTCCCTCAGTGACAGTAAAACCcttcccaccccctcctcctgctctcgcAAGGACAGGGACCGGAAACGAGACCGTAGTGCCCCGCCCCCAGAATCACCTGACGACCCATTCGCCATCACTATGATTGGCAGCCCCACCCACCAGTCAGCCTTAGCTGCCGCGACAGGGATCCTGACCCACATCGTCAGCAGTAGTAGGCTGACCCCCAACTCAAACTCCCTCCCCTTATCCCATCCTAAGAAGGAGCTGGTGCACTGGAACTCTGTCCACAACCCCTTCAGTGAGGGGACCTCGGCTGGGTCTCTGGCCCTGGGTGGAGTGgtccgggagggagggaggaagcacCGTGAGTCACGCAGCGAAAGCGAGCCACGCAGGAGCGGCCTGCCTCTCACACGGCATTCTGGGCCACAGGAGGACCTGTGCTTTTCTACTGATAAAGACCAGAACTGCCTGGACCTGAACACATCACAGCCGCCCTGCAACATGGGCTCACACAAGG GTTGTAATATTGGTAATGTTCCTCTAGGTTCGAAGCAAAGCTTCAGGCAGGACAGTGCAGAGCTGCTGGTGGCAGCCCCTCCCAGACCAGCCAGAGCCAAGAGGTCCTCAGGCAGACTGAGTGgctgtgagaga TCCAGGTCAGTGTGCTCGTCTCCCCAGCCGGAACCCAGCCCAGACCTcacctcgtcctcctcctccagcccCAGTGAGTGGGGGGCACAGACACGCGCCCCCAGCCCTGCCAGAGGTGGGCAGCCTTCACCCCTCTCACATCTGAACCAAGACCATGCGCCCCTACACA TGCATCTGTCTCGCGGACCGAGCCCGATCTCCCTGAGCACCCAAGAGTTATGGCCTGTGGCTGCAGCCATCACAGAATACATCAATGCTTACTTCAAAGGTGGACAACACAACCG CTGTCTGGTGAAGATCACAGGAGATCTCACCATGTCTTTTCCTGCTGGAATCACTCGTATCTTCACTGCTAACCCAAACGCCCCGGTCCTCAGCTTTCGATTGGTCAACATCTCCCGGGTTAACCACTTTCTGCCCAATCAGAAGCTGCTTTACAG TGACCCCTCTCAGAGTGACCCAGACACCAGGGACTTCTGGTTCAACATGCAGGCACTGAACCTTTACCTgcagagagaggctgagctcAACCCCCTGGCCTCCTACTATAACGTGGCCCTACTCAAATACCAG GTGTCGTCCCAGGACCCTGGTCGTGCTCCCCTCCTGCTGTCAGCAGAGTGCCAGCGTAGTGGCACGGTGACCCGTGTAGCACTGGACTACCACTGCTGCCCGGCCACCGCCCCCTCCACCCAGCTCACTGCTGTGCAGGTGCTGCTGCCCCTCGACCACACAGCAACAGACCTGCAATGCCAGCCCCCAGCCTCCTG GAATGCTGAGGAACGACAGCTACTGTGGAAACTACCCAACCTCTCCCCTACCAACCACAGCAAAG GCTCTGGTACTCTGTGTGCCAGCTGGCAATGCCTGGAGGTTCCTCGTGGACCTCCCCCCAGCCTGGCAGTCCAGTTTGTGGGCTCCGGGGCCTCTCTGTCGGGCATGGATGTGGAGCTGGTGGGCAGTCACTACCGTATGTCCCTGGTCAAGAAGAGATTTGCCACAG GGAAGTACATGGCAGGCTGCTCCTTGTGA
- the LOC118359187 gene encoding F-BAR domain only protein 1-like isoform X3: MAFFKNNFWGEKNAGFDVLYHNMKHGQIATKELAEFVRERAAIEETYSKSMSKLAKMASNGSPLGTFAPMWDLFRVSSDKLALCHLELMRKMNDLIRDINKYGDEQVKVHRKTKEEQVGTLDAVQAVQVQSGHLQKFREGYHAKCIELDRLRKEGAPQKELEKAEMKSKKSAESFAVCIEKYNRVGGDFEQKMSESAQKFQDIEEAHLRQMKQLIKGYSHSIEDTHVQVGQVHEEFKQNVENIGIDNLIQRFAEQKGTGKDKPALVGFEEYMTALVPEGSKKSRGKAFRIPGLGKRDKEPDSTDSAVTETPNSPLEVDEEGFVIRADVNQNGCSMEDNFYSSDSDFDDEEPKKFHIQIRPVGSSSNSAATEMELKATVGALTLPPNRGVSIKRHLSRNSSTTGRSEGEGEGATHREGEQDGLCRSTSSPDPSRLSSTASGSDSLFGPPLESAFKSKSFAGRDQLQRAESVFGASEYAAFSSDSSSPENVEDSGLDSPSHQPRGPSPEPAGWAAWPSAGQSKEPAGLGRPEDPFLTVFRDPSPERSPHPQDNPASIWAAAPRSSRPPPDMDPSSLCFPAFSQSLAPPELDPALWSCKHIPPEDPFLAAFERTVTQETLPPPDAWAPPRPRPSRDGRGIAVQGDPFSSSLSDSKTLPTPSSCSRKDRDRKRDRSAPPPESPDDPFAITMIGSPTHQSALAAATGILTHIVSSSRLTPNSNSLPLSHPKKELVHWNSVHNPFSEGTSAGSLALGGVVREGGRKHRESRSESEPRRSGLPLTRHSGPQEDLCFSTDKDQNCLDLNTSQPPCNMGSHKGCNIGNVPLGSKQSFRQDSAELLVAAPPRPARAKRSSGRLSGCERSRSVCSSPQPEPSPDLTSSSSSSPSEWGAQTRAPSPARVHLSRGPSPISLSTQELWPVAAAITEYINAYFKGGQHNRCLVKITGDLTMSFPAGITRIFTANPNAPVLSFRLVNISRVNHFLPNQKLLYSDPSQSDPDTRDFWFNMQALNLYLQREAELNPLASYYNVALLKYQVSSQDPGRAPLLLSAECQRSGTVTRVALDYHCCPATAPSTQLTAVQVLLPLDHTATDLQCQPPASWNAEERQLLWKLPNLSPTNHSKGSGTLCASWQCLEVPRGPPPSLAVQFVGSGASLSGMDVELVGSHYRMSLVKKRFATGKYMAGCSL; the protein is encoded by the exons GGGGAGAAGAATGCAGGTTTTGACGTGTTGTACCACAACATGAAGCATGGCCAGATTGCTACCAAGGAGCTGGCAGAGTTTGTCCGTGAGAG GGCTGCCATCGAGGAGACCTACTCCAAGTCCATGAGCAAACTGGCCAAAATGGCAAGCAATGGAAGCCCACTAGG GACATTTGCTCCTATGTGGGACTTGTTCCGGGTGTCATCAGACAAGCTGGCCCTCTGCCACCTGGAGCTGATGCGTAAGATGAATGACCTCATCCGGGACATCAACAAGTATGGTGACGAGCAGGTCAAAGTCCACCGCAAG ACCAAGGAGGAGCAGGTGGGGACCCTGGACGCTGTTCAGGCCGTCCAGGTGCAGAGTGGTCACCTCCAGAAGTTCAGGGAGGGATACCACGCTAAGTGTATTGAGCTGGACCGactgaggaaagagggagctCCCCAGAAAGAACTGGAGAAG gcGGAGATGAAGTCTAAGAAATCTGCAGAGTCGTTTGCTGTGTGTATAGAGAAGTATAACCGCGTGGGAGGAGACTTCGAGCAGAAGATGAGCGAATCAGCCCAG AAGTTCCAGGACATCGAGGAGGCACACCTGAGGCAGAtgaaacagctaatcaaaggatACTCCCACTCCATAGAGGACACCCACGTCCAGGTGGGACAG gTCCATGAGGAGTTCAAACAGAACGTGGAGAACATCGGCATAGATAACCTCATCCAGAGGTTTGCAGAGCAGAAGGGCACAGGCAAAGACAAACCAG CCCTGGTGGGGTTTGAGGAGTACATGACAGCTTTAGTACCAGAGGGGAGTAAGAAGAGTCGAGGAAAAGCCTTCAGGATTCCTGGACTGGGCAAGAGGGACAAAGAGCCAGACTCaac GGATTCAGCTGTGACGGAGACACCA AACTCTCCCCTAGAGGTGGATGAGGAGGGGTTTGTAATCCGAGCAGACGTCAATCAGAATG GCTGCTCGATGGAGGACAACTTCTACTCCAGCGACTCTGACTTTGACGACGAGGAGCCCAAGAAGTTCCACATCCAGATCCGTCCGGTGGGCAGCAGCAGCAACTCTGCTGCTACAGAGATGGAGCTGAAGGCCACCGTGGGGGCACTCACACTGCCCCCCAACAGAGGG GTGTCAATCAAACGTCATCTCTCCA GAAACAGCAGTACTACAGGACgttcagagggggagggagagggcgcCACCCACAGGG AGGGAGAGCAGGATGGCCTATGCAGATCCACCTCCAGTCCAGATCCCAGTAG GTTGAGTTCTACTGCGTCAGGCTCGGACAGTCTCTTTGGACCTCCTCTGGAGTCTGCCTTCAAATCAAAAAGCTTTGCTGGTAGAGATCAGctacagagagcagagagtgtcTTTGGTGCTTCTGAAT ATGCTGccttctcctctgactcctcctctCCTGAGAACGTAGAGGACTCAGGGCTGGACTCACCTTCCCATCAGCCCCGAGGCCCCTCCCCTGAGCCGGCTGGTTGGGCAGCGTGGCCATCGGCAGGTCAGAGTAAAGAACCAGCAGGACTGGGCAGGCCAGAAGACCCCTTCCTCACTGTCTTTAGAGACCCCTCCCCGGAACGTAGCCCCCACCCCCAGGACAACCCTGCCAGTATCTGGGCAGCTGCTCCACGATCCTCCCGCCCCCCTCCAGACATGGACCCCTCATCCCTCTGCTTCCCGGCCTTCTCCCAGTCCTTAGCCCCTCCAGAGCTGGACCCGGCCCTGTGGAGCTGTAAACACATCCCTCCTGAAGACCCCTTTCTGGCTGCCTTCGAGAGGACCGTCACCCAGGAGACCCTGCCCCCCCCTGATGCCTGGGCCCCTCCACGCCCGCGCCCCTCCAGAGACGGAAGGGGGATAGCAGTACAGGGCGACCCGTTCTCCAGCTCCCTCAGTGACAGTAAAACCcttcccaccccctcctcctgctctcgcAAGGACAGGGACCGGAAACGAGACCGTAGTGCCCCGCCCCCAGAATCACCTGACGACCCATTCGCCATCACTATGATTGGCAGCCCCACCCACCAGTCAGCCTTAGCTGCCGCGACAGGGATCCTGACCCACATCGTCAGCAGTAGTAGGCTGACCCCCAACTCAAACTCCCTCCCCTTATCCCATCCTAAGAAGGAGCTGGTGCACTGGAACTCTGTCCACAACCCCTTCAGTGAGGGGACCTCGGCTGGGTCTCTGGCCCTGGGTGGAGTGgtccgggagggagggaggaagcacCGTGAGTCACGCAGCGAAAGCGAGCCACGCAGGAGCGGCCTGCCTCTCACACGGCATTCTGGGCCACAGGAGGACCTGTGCTTTTCTACTGATAAAGACCAGAACTGCCTGGACCTGAACACATCACAGCCGCCCTGCAACATGGGCTCACACAAGG GTTGTAATATTGGTAATGTTCCTCTAGGTTCGAAGCAAAGCTTCAGGCAGGACAGTGCAGAGCTGCTGGTGGCAGCCCCTCCCAGACCAGCCAGAGCCAAGAGGTCCTCAGGCAGACTGAGTGgctgtgagaga TCCAGGTCAGTGTGCTCGTCTCCCCAGCCGGAACCCAGCCCAGACCTcacctcgtcctcctcctccagcccCAGTGAGTGGGGGGCACAGACACGCGCCCCCAGCCCTGCCAGAG TGCATCTGTCTCGCGGACCGAGCCCGATCTCCCTGAGCACCCAAGAGTTATGGCCTGTGGCTGCAGCCATCACAGAATACATCAATGCTTACTTCAAAGGTGGACAACACAACCG CTGTCTGGTGAAGATCACAGGAGATCTCACCATGTCTTTTCCTGCTGGAATCACTCGTATCTTCACTGCTAACCCAAACGCCCCGGTCCTCAGCTTTCGATTGGTCAACATCTCCCGGGTTAACCACTTTCTGCCCAATCAGAAGCTGCTTTACAG TGACCCCTCTCAGAGTGACCCAGACACCAGGGACTTCTGGTTCAACATGCAGGCACTGAACCTTTACCTgcagagagaggctgagctcAACCCCCTGGCCTCCTACTATAACGTGGCCCTACTCAAATACCAG GTGTCGTCCCAGGACCCTGGTCGTGCTCCCCTCCTGCTGTCAGCAGAGTGCCAGCGTAGTGGCACGGTGACCCGTGTAGCACTGGACTACCACTGCTGCCCGGCCACCGCCCCCTCCACCCAGCTCACTGCTGTGCAGGTGCTGCTGCCCCTCGACCACACAGCAACAGACCTGCAATGCCAGCCCCCAGCCTCCTG GAATGCTGAGGAACGACAGCTACTGTGGAAACTACCCAACCTCTCCCCTACCAACCACAGCAAAG GCTCTGGTACTCTGTGTGCCAGCTGGCAATGCCTGGAGGTTCCTCGTGGACCTCCCCCCAGCCTGGCAGTCCAGTTTGTGGGCTCCGGGGCCTCTCTGTCGGGCATGGATGTGGAGCTGGTGGGCAGTCACTACCGTATGTCCCTGGTCAAGAAGAGATTTGCCACAG GGAAGTACATGGCAGGCTGCTCCTTGTGA
- the LOC118359187 gene encoding F-BAR domain only protein 1-like isoform X2 produces MAFFKNNFWGEKNAGFDVLYHNMKHGQIATKELAEFVRERAAIEETYSKSMSKLAKMASNGSPLGTFAPMWDLFRVSSDKLALCHLELMRKMNDLIRDINKYGDEQVKVHRKTKEEQVGTLDAVQAVQVQSGHLQKFREGYHAKCIELDRLRKEGAPQKELEKAEMKSKKSAESFAVCIEKYNRVGGDFEQKMSESAQKFQDIEEAHLRQMKQLIKGYSHSIEDTHVQVGQVHEEFKQNVENIGIDNLIQRFAEQKGTGKDKPALVGFEEYMTALVPEGSKKSRGKAFRIPGLGKRDKEPDSTDSAVTETPNSPLEVDEEGFVIRADVNQNGCSMEDNFYSSDSDFDDEEPKKFHIQIRPVGSSSNSAATEMELKATVGALTLPPNRGVSIKRHLSRNSSTTGRSEGEGEGATHREGEQDGLCRSTSSPDPSRLSSTASGSDSLFGPPLESAFKSKSFAGRDQLQRAESVFGASEYAAFSSDSSSPENVEDSGLDSPSHQPRGPSPEPAGWAAWPSAGQSKEPAGLGRPEDPFLTVFRDPSPERSPHPQDNPASIWAAAPRSSRPPPDMDPSSLCFPAFSQSLAPPELDPALWSCKHIPPEDPFLAAFERTVTQETLPPPDAWAPPRPRPSRDGRGIAVQGDPFSSSLSDSKTLPTPSSCSRKDRDRKRDRSAPPPESPDDPFAITMIGSPTHQSALAAATGILTHIVSSSRLTPNSNSLPLSHPKKELVHWNSVHNPFSEGTSAGSLALGGVVREGGRKHRESRSESEPRRSGLPLTRHSGPQEDLCFSTDKDQNCLDLNTSQPPCNMGSHKGSKQSFRQDSAELLVAAPPRPARAKRSSGRLSGCERSRSVCSSPQPEPSPDLTSSSSSSPSEWGAQTRAPSPARGGQPSPLSHLNQDHAPLHMHLSRGPSPISLSTQELWPVAAAITEYINAYFKGGQHNRCLVKITGDLTMSFPAGITRIFTANPNAPVLSFRLVNISRVNHFLPNQKLLYSDPSQSDPDTRDFWFNMQALNLYLQREAELNPLASYYNVALLKYQVSSQDPGRAPLLLSAECQRSGTVTRVALDYHCCPATAPSTQLTAVQVLLPLDHTATDLQCQPPASWNAEERQLLWKLPNLSPTNHSKGSGTLCASWQCLEVPRGPPPSLAVQFVGSGASLSGMDVELVGSHYRMSLVKKRFATGKYMAGCSL; encoded by the exons GGGGAGAAGAATGCAGGTTTTGACGTGTTGTACCACAACATGAAGCATGGCCAGATTGCTACCAAGGAGCTGGCAGAGTTTGTCCGTGAGAG GGCTGCCATCGAGGAGACCTACTCCAAGTCCATGAGCAAACTGGCCAAAATGGCAAGCAATGGAAGCCCACTAGG GACATTTGCTCCTATGTGGGACTTGTTCCGGGTGTCATCAGACAAGCTGGCCCTCTGCCACCTGGAGCTGATGCGTAAGATGAATGACCTCATCCGGGACATCAACAAGTATGGTGACGAGCAGGTCAAAGTCCACCGCAAG ACCAAGGAGGAGCAGGTGGGGACCCTGGACGCTGTTCAGGCCGTCCAGGTGCAGAGTGGTCACCTCCAGAAGTTCAGGGAGGGATACCACGCTAAGTGTATTGAGCTGGACCGactgaggaaagagggagctCCCCAGAAAGAACTGGAGAAG gcGGAGATGAAGTCTAAGAAATCTGCAGAGTCGTTTGCTGTGTGTATAGAGAAGTATAACCGCGTGGGAGGAGACTTCGAGCAGAAGATGAGCGAATCAGCCCAG AAGTTCCAGGACATCGAGGAGGCACACCTGAGGCAGAtgaaacagctaatcaaaggatACTCCCACTCCATAGAGGACACCCACGTCCAGGTGGGACAG gTCCATGAGGAGTTCAAACAGAACGTGGAGAACATCGGCATAGATAACCTCATCCAGAGGTTTGCAGAGCAGAAGGGCACAGGCAAAGACAAACCAG CCCTGGTGGGGTTTGAGGAGTACATGACAGCTTTAGTACCAGAGGGGAGTAAGAAGAGTCGAGGAAAAGCCTTCAGGATTCCTGGACTGGGCAAGAGGGACAAAGAGCCAGACTCaac GGATTCAGCTGTGACGGAGACACCA AACTCTCCCCTAGAGGTGGATGAGGAGGGGTTTGTAATCCGAGCAGACGTCAATCAGAATG GCTGCTCGATGGAGGACAACTTCTACTCCAGCGACTCTGACTTTGACGACGAGGAGCCCAAGAAGTTCCACATCCAGATCCGTCCGGTGGGCAGCAGCAGCAACTCTGCTGCTACAGAGATGGAGCTGAAGGCCACCGTGGGGGCACTCACACTGCCCCCCAACAGAGGG GTGTCAATCAAACGTCATCTCTCCA GAAACAGCAGTACTACAGGACgttcagagggggagggagagggcgcCACCCACAGGG AGGGAGAGCAGGATGGCCTATGCAGATCCACCTCCAGTCCAGATCCCAGTAG GTTGAGTTCTACTGCGTCAGGCTCGGACAGTCTCTTTGGACCTCCTCTGGAGTCTGCCTTCAAATCAAAAAGCTTTGCTGGTAGAGATCAGctacagagagcagagagtgtcTTTGGTGCTTCTGAAT ATGCTGccttctcctctgactcctcctctCCTGAGAACGTAGAGGACTCAGGGCTGGACTCACCTTCCCATCAGCCCCGAGGCCCCTCCCCTGAGCCGGCTGGTTGGGCAGCGTGGCCATCGGCAGGTCAGAGTAAAGAACCAGCAGGACTGGGCAGGCCAGAAGACCCCTTCCTCACTGTCTTTAGAGACCCCTCCCCGGAACGTAGCCCCCACCCCCAGGACAACCCTGCCAGTATCTGGGCAGCTGCTCCACGATCCTCCCGCCCCCCTCCAGACATGGACCCCTCATCCCTCTGCTTCCCGGCCTTCTCCCAGTCCTTAGCCCCTCCAGAGCTGGACCCGGCCCTGTGGAGCTGTAAACACATCCCTCCTGAAGACCCCTTTCTGGCTGCCTTCGAGAGGACCGTCACCCAGGAGACCCTGCCCCCCCCTGATGCCTGGGCCCCTCCACGCCCGCGCCCCTCCAGAGACGGAAGGGGGATAGCAGTACAGGGCGACCCGTTCTCCAGCTCCCTCAGTGACAGTAAAACCcttcccaccccctcctcctgctctcgcAAGGACAGGGACCGGAAACGAGACCGTAGTGCCCCGCCCCCAGAATCACCTGACGACCCATTCGCCATCACTATGATTGGCAGCCCCACCCACCAGTCAGCCTTAGCTGCCGCGACAGGGATCCTGACCCACATCGTCAGCAGTAGTAGGCTGACCCCCAACTCAAACTCCCTCCCCTTATCCCATCCTAAGAAGGAGCTGGTGCACTGGAACTCTGTCCACAACCCCTTCAGTGAGGGGACCTCGGCTGGGTCTCTGGCCCTGGGTGGAGTGgtccgggagggagggaggaagcacCGTGAGTCACGCAGCGAAAGCGAGCCACGCAGGAGCGGCCTGCCTCTCACACGGCATTCTGGGCCACAGGAGGACCTGTGCTTTTCTACTGATAAAGACCAGAACTGCCTGGACCTGAACACATCACAGCCGCCCTGCAACATGGGCTCACACAAGG GTTCGAAGCAAAGCTTCAGGCAGGACAGTGCAGAGCTGCTGGTGGCAGCCCCTCCCAGACCAGCCAGAGCCAAGAGGTCCTCAGGCAGACTGAGTGgctgtgagaga TCCAGGTCAGTGTGCTCGTCTCCCCAGCCGGAACCCAGCCCAGACCTcacctcgtcctcctcctccagcccCAGTGAGTGGGGGGCACAGACACGCGCCCCCAGCCCTGCCAGAGGTGGGCAGCCTTCACCCCTCTCACATCTGAACCAAGACCATGCGCCCCTACACA TGCATCTGTCTCGCGGACCGAGCCCGATCTCCCTGAGCACCCAAGAGTTATGGCCTGTGGCTGCAGCCATCACAGAATACATCAATGCTTACTTCAAAGGTGGACAACACAACCG CTGTCTGGTGAAGATCACAGGAGATCTCACCATGTCTTTTCCTGCTGGAATCACTCGTATCTTCACTGCTAACCCAAACGCCCCGGTCCTCAGCTTTCGATTGGTCAACATCTCCCGGGTTAACCACTTTCTGCCCAATCAGAAGCTGCTTTACAG TGACCCCTCTCAGAGTGACCCAGACACCAGGGACTTCTGGTTCAACATGCAGGCACTGAACCTTTACCTgcagagagaggctgagctcAACCCCCTGGCCTCCTACTATAACGTGGCCCTACTCAAATACCAG GTGTCGTCCCAGGACCCTGGTCGTGCTCCCCTCCTGCTGTCAGCAGAGTGCCAGCGTAGTGGCACGGTGACCCGTGTAGCACTGGACTACCACTGCTGCCCGGCCACCGCCCCCTCCACCCAGCTCACTGCTGTGCAGGTGCTGCTGCCCCTCGACCACACAGCAACAGACCTGCAATGCCAGCCCCCAGCCTCCTG GAATGCTGAGGAACGACAGCTACTGTGGAAACTACCCAACCTCTCCCCTACCAACCACAGCAAAG GCTCTGGTACTCTGTGTGCCAGCTGGCAATGCCTGGAGGTTCCTCGTGGACCTCCCCCCAGCCTGGCAGTCCAGTTTGTGGGCTCCGGGGCCTCTCTGTCGGGCATGGATGTGGAGCTGGTGGGCAGTCACTACCGTATGTCCCTGGTCAAGAAGAGATTTGCCACAG GGAAGTACATGGCAGGCTGCTCCTTGTGA